One stretch of Hevea brasiliensis isolate MT/VB/25A 57/8 chromosome 12, ASM3005281v1, whole genome shotgun sequence DNA includes these proteins:
- the LOC110640530 gene encoding probable magnesium transporter NIPA4 isoform X3, with protein MADSDKGMSSDNIKGLVLALSSSLFIGASFIVKKKGLKKAGASGLRAGAGGYSYLYEPLWWIGMITTILVTPLGALSIIISAALAHVILREKLHIFGILGCALCVVGSTTIVLHAPQEREIESVKEVWELATEPAFLFYATFVIGAVFIIIVRVIPQYGQTHVMVYIAVCSLVGSLSVMSVKAIGIALKLTFSGMNQLVYPQTWAFTLVVAICVITQMNYLNKALDTFNTAVVSPIYYVMFTSLTILASVIMFKFHVVAANPYIYVTLTKCSTHGLKTSVVKGARRLGCKGLRLALRKVCGLTQAQQGTVRPKARLGEVGKKKTKNKKKKKKKRWTRRRSSLPIKDGH; from the exons ATGGCGGACTCAGACAAGGGAATGTCTTCTGATAACATAAAGGGGCTGGTTTTGGCTTTGTCTTCCAGCTTATTTATTGGAGCAAGTTTTATTGTGAAGAAAAAGGGTTTGAAGAAAGCTGGTGCATCTGGTCTCAGGGCAg GTGCTGGGGGTTATTCTTACCTGTATGAGCCACTTTGGTGGATTGGCATGATCACAA CTATTCTGGTCACTCCTCTTGGTGCACTGAGCATCATTATCAG TGCTGCCCTAGCACATGTTATTTTACGGGAGAAGTTGCACATTTTTGGGATTCTCGGTTGTGCTCTATGCGTTGTGGGGTCAACAACAATTGTGTTGCATGCTCCTCAAGAACGAGAGATTGAGTCTGTCAAGGAAGTGTGGGAACTTGCAACCGAGCCAG CATTTCTTTTCTATGCTACTTTTGTCATTGGAGCAGTTTTCATCATCATTGTTCGTGTTATACCCCAATATGGGCAGACTCATGTTATGGTCTATATAGCGGTTTGTTCACTTGTGGGTTCGCTATCG GTCATGAGTGTTAAAGCAATTGGAATTGCTCTGAAGCTAACTTTCTCAGGGATGAATCAGTTAGTATACCCCCAAACATGGGCCTTTACGTTGGTTGTGGCTATCTGTGTGATCACTCAGATGAATTATTTAAACAAG GCTCTTGATACGTTCAACACAGCTGTTGTATCGCCTATATACTATGTGATGTTTACATCCTTAACCATTTTGGCCAGTGTAATCATGTTTAAG TTTCATGTGGTGGCAGCTAACCCCTACATTTATGTTACCTTAACCAAGTGCTCAACACATGGCCTTAAAACCAGTGTTGTGAAAGGCGCAAGGCGCTTAGGGTGCAAGGGGCTGCGCCTTGCCCTTAGAAAGGTGTGTGGCCTCACCCAAGCGCAGCAAGGCACGGTGAGGCCCAAGGCGCGCTTGGGTGAGGtggggaagaagaagaccaaaaacaagaagaaaaaaaaaaaaaagaggtggaCGAGGAGAAGAAGCAGCCTACCCATCAAAGACGGCcattga
- the LOC110640530 gene encoding probable magnesium transporter NIPA4 isoform X2 yields the protein MADSDKGMSSDNIKGLVLALSSSLFIGASFIVKKKGLKKAGASGLRAGAGGYSYLYEPLWWIGMITMVVGEIANFAAYAFAPAILVTPLGALSIIISAALAHVILREKLHIFGILGCALCVVGSTTIVLHAPQEREIESVKEVWELATEPAFLFYATFVIGAVFIIIVRVIPQYGQTHVMVYIAVCSLVGSLSVMSVKAIGIALKLTFSGMNQLVYPQTWAFTLVVAICVITQMNYLNKALDTFNTAVVSPIYYVMFTSLTILASVIMFKCSTHGLKTSVVKGARRLGCKGLRLALRKVCGLTQAQQGTVRPKARLGEVGKKKTKNKKKKKKKRWTRRRSSLPIKDGH from the exons ATGGCGGACTCAGACAAGGGAATGTCTTCTGATAACATAAAGGGGCTGGTTTTGGCTTTGTCTTCCAGCTTATTTATTGGAGCAAGTTTTATTGTGAAGAAAAAGGGTTTGAAGAAAGCTGGTGCATCTGGTCTCAGGGCAg GTGCTGGGGGTTATTCTTACCTGTATGAGCCACTTTGGTGGATTGGCATGATCACAA TGGTTGTTGGAGAAATTGCTAATTTTGCAGCTTATGCATTTGCTCCAGCTATTCTGGTCACTCCTCTTGGTGCACTGAGCATCATTATCAG TGCTGCCCTAGCACATGTTATTTTACGGGAGAAGTTGCACATTTTTGGGATTCTCGGTTGTGCTCTATGCGTTGTGGGGTCAACAACAATTGTGTTGCATGCTCCTCAAGAACGAGAGATTGAGTCTGTCAAGGAAGTGTGGGAACTTGCAACCGAGCCAG CATTTCTTTTCTATGCTACTTTTGTCATTGGAGCAGTTTTCATCATCATTGTTCGTGTTATACCCCAATATGGGCAGACTCATGTTATGGTCTATATAGCGGTTTGTTCACTTGTGGGTTCGCTATCG GTCATGAGTGTTAAAGCAATTGGAATTGCTCTGAAGCTAACTTTCTCAGGGATGAATCAGTTAGTATACCCCCAAACATGGGCCTTTACGTTGGTTGTGGCTATCTGTGTGATCACTCAGATGAATTATTTAAACAAG GCTCTTGATACGTTCAACACAGCTGTTGTATCGCCTATATACTATGTGATGTTTACATCCTTAACCATTTTGGCCAGTGTAATCATGTTTAAG TGCTCAACACATGGCCTTAAAACCAGTGTTGTGAAAGGCGCAAGGCGCTTAGGGTGCAAGGGGCTGCGCCTTGCCCTTAGAAAGGTGTGTGGCCTCACCCAAGCGCAGCAAGGCACGGTGAGGCCCAAGGCGCGCTTGGGTGAGGtggggaagaagaagaccaaaaacaagaagaaaaaaaaaaaaaagaggtggaCGAGGAGAAGAAGCAGCCTACCCATCAAAGACGGCcattga
- the LOC110640527 gene encoding leucine-rich repeat receptor-like tyrosine-protein kinase PXC3: protein MTRYVCGTRTSVFLSLSLSLSFLFLFFPLGFSLSPNQTSAMINLSKLINSTALSWDAKSQPNPCSWKRVNCSSDNSSVIALSLNGLGLFSSGFLSVVCNIESLQSLDLSNNQLSSIPIEFIDGCGRIGGLKLLNFSKNSLAGLLPAFRGFVGLESLDMSFNSLSGNISSQLGELPALKKLYLNFNSFSGSVPVYLGKSMVLEELQLSVNFFEGEIPLEILNYQNLSLIDLSVNKLEGSIPDSIENLTKLRILILSSNKLVGQIPKTIANIPTLVRFAANQNGFRGGIPDGITTHLSFLDVSYNKLTGSIPSDLLSQSNLRTVDLSYNLLNGSIPDNISQSLVRLRLGGNFLNGSVPSSFTPGHKLMYLELDNNRLTGVVPAQLGYCQNLALLNLAQNTLTGQLPMELGNISSLQVLKLQLNRLYGEIPPQISQLHKLSTLNISWNSLTGLIPPSISSLQSLAQLNLQGNNLNGSIPDGINSMDSLLELQLGQNQLGGRIPTMPVKLQIALNLSSNHFGGRIPNTLSRLKDLEVLDLSNNNFTGEIPDFLTQLGSLTQLILSNNQLIGTIPEFRPWVSFNASGNMGLVNATKTNNSPEFVKKRKSVVLAVIIAVASAALAVGVIIIIAVSFSRRFLKVNDLQSQSGEDRPLPQVIQGNLLTSNAIHRSNIDFTKAMEAVADPQNIVLKTRFCTYYKATMPSGASYFVKKLNWSDKLFQLGSHDKFDQELKVLGKLSDSNVMTPLAYLLTADSAFLFYEHTRTGTLLDVLHGKGGNALDWESRYSIAVGVAQGLNFLHGRTSGPILLLDLSSRNILLKSLKEPLVGDIELCKVIDPAKSTGNLSTVAGSVGYIPPEYAYTMRVTMAGNVYSFGVVLLELVTGKPAVSEGIELAKWVLHNSKQLNKWDHILDFNISKTSLEVRGQMLAILKIALSCVSVSPEERPKMKTVLRMILNAR from the exons ATGACAAGGTATGTGTGTGGCACTCGCACCTCTGTGTTTTTGTCTTTGTCTTTGTCTTTGTCTTTCTTGTTCTTGTTCTTTCCGTTGGGATTTTCTCTGTCTCCAAACCAAACCTCCGCCATGATAAATCTCTCCAAACTCATTAACAGCACTGCTTTATCATGGGATGCTAAGTCACAGCCAAACCCATGTTCATGGAAGAGGGTTAATTGCAGCAGTGATAACTCGTCTGTAATTGCTCTTTCTTTAAATGGGCTTGGTCTTTTCTCTTCTGGGTTTTTGTCTGTTGTTTGCAATATTGAATCTTTACAGTCGCTTGATCTCTCTAACAACCAATTGAGCTCAATCCCAATTGAGTTCATCGATGGTTGTGGAAGGATCGGTGGTTTAAAGCTTTTGAATTTTAGCAAAAATTCGTTGGCTGGTCTTTTGCCTGCTTTTCGTGGTTTTGTTGGGTTAGAATCTTTGGACATGTCTTTCAATTCTCTGAGCGGTAATATTAGTTCACAGTTAGGTGAATTGCCTGCACTTAAAAAATTGTATCTTAATTTCAATAGCTTCAGTGGTTCTGTTCCTGTATATCTTGGAAAATCCATGGTGTTGGAGGAGCTTCAGCTTTCTGTGAATTTTTTCGAAGGTGAAATCCCCTTGGAAATTTTGAATTATCAGAACTTGAGCCTTATTGATCTTAGTGTCAATAAGCTTGAAGGGTCTATTCCTGATTCAATTGAAAATCTCACCAAGTTAAGGATTTTGATTTTGTCTTCCAATAAATTGGTTGGACAAATCCCCAAGACCATTGCAAATATCCCAACCCTGGTTCGGTTTGCAGCAAATCAGAATGGTTTTCGTGGTGGAATTCCTGATGGAATTACAACACATCTTAGCTTTTTAGATGTTAGTTATAATAAGTTAACTGGGTCTATTCCATCAGACCTTTTATCGCAGTCGAATTTGCGAACTGTGGATTTGTCTTATAATCTGTTGAATGGTTCAATTCCTGATAATATATCACAAAGCCTGGTCAGATTGAGATTGGGAGGCAACTTTCTCAATGGCTCGGTCCCTTCTTCGTTCACGCCAGGCCATAAGTTGATGTACTTGGAGCTGGATAACAATAGATTGACGGGTGTCGTGCCTGCTCAGTTGGGTTATTGCCAGAATTTGGCGCTGTTGAATTTGGCTCAGAATACTCTTACAGGTCAATTGCCAATGGAATTGGGTAATATTAGTAGTCTtcaagttttgaaacttcaactcAACAGGCTGTATGGAGAAATCCCTCCACAAAtctctcaattacacaagctgtCAACTCTCAATATCAGCTGGAATTCTCTTACTGGTTTAATACCTCCTTCAATTTCAAGCTTGCAAAGCCTTGCTCAGTTGAACTTACAAGGCAACAATCTTAATGGTTCGATACCTGACGGTATCAACAGCATGGATTCTCTGTTGGAACTCCAACTTGGACAAAATCAACTAGGTGGAAGGATTCCAACAATGCCAGTGAAGTTGCAGATTGCTTTGAATCTTAGCAGCAACCACTTTGGAGGGCGTATTCCAAACACTCTTTCCCGACTGAAGGATTTGGAAGTTCTGGATCTCTCAAACAATAATTTCACAGGTGAGATTCCAGACTTCCTTACTCAGTTGGGATCTCTAACACAGTTGATACTCTCAAACAACCAGCTTATTGGAACCATCCCAGAATTCAGGCCGTGGGTTTCTTTCAATGCAAGTGGAAATATGGGTCTTGTCAATGCTAcgaaaacaaacaattccccagAATTCGTAAAGAAGAGGAAATCAGTTGTTTTGGCAGTTATTATTGCTGTTGCATCTGCTGCTCTTGCTGTTGGGGTGATCATAATTATTGCTGTATCATTCTCCAGACGATTTCTCAAGGTTAATGATCTGCAGTCACAGTCAGGGGAAGACCGTCCACTCCCTCAGGTCATCCAAGGCAATCTGTTGACTTCAAATGCAATTCACAGGTCAAACATTGACTTCACCAAAGCCATGGAAGCAGTTGCTGATCCACAGAACATCGTCCTGAAGACTAGGTTTTGCACTTACTACAAAGCTACCATGCCTTCCGGAGCAAGCTACTTTGTCAAGAAGCTTAACTGGAGCGACAAGTTATTCCAACTGGGAAGCCATGATAAATTTGATCAAGAGCTTAAAGTTTTAGGGAAATTGAGCGATTCAAATGTCATGACTCCATTGGCATATTTATTGACTGCTGATAGTGCTTTTCTCTTCTATGAGCATACTCGGACGGGTACCCTATTAGATGTTCTTCATGGTAAAGGGGGAAATGCTTTGGACTGGGAAAGCCGTTACAGTATAGCAGTCGGAGTGGCTCAGGGTCTTAACTTTCTGCATGGACGTACTTCTGGACCGATTCTCCTTCTTGACCTTTCAAGCAGAAATATTTTGCTGAAGTCCCTGAAGGAGCCTCTAGTAGGAGACATTGAACTCTGCAAAGTGATCGATCCCGCAAAGAGCACTGGTAACCTTTCAACAGTTGCTGGTTCCGTTGGCTATATACCACCAG AATATGCTTACACAATGAGAGTCACAATGGCGGGGAACGTATATAGCTTTGGGGTTGTTCTACTGGAACTGGTTACAGGAAAGCCAGCAGTTAGCGAGGGAATTGAATTAGCTAAGTGGGTCTTACATAACTCAAAGCAGCTGAATAAGTGGGATCACATCCTTGATTTTAACATCAGTAAAACTTCACTGGAAGTCAGAGGCCAAATGCTTGCCATACTTAAGATTGCTCTCAGTTGCGTCAGTGTTTCACCAGAAGAAAGGCCAAAAATGAAGACTGTGTTAAGGATGATCCTCAATGCACGATGA
- the LOC110640530 gene encoding probable magnesium transporter NIPA3 isoform X5 has translation MADSDKGMSSDNIKGLVLALSSSLFIGASFIVKKKGLKKAGASGLRAGAGGYSYLYEPLWWIGMITMVVGEIANFAAYAFAPAILVTPLGALSIIISAALAHVILREKLHIFGILGCALCVVGSTTIVLHAPQEREIESVKEVWELATEPAFLFYATFVIGAVFIIIVRVIPQYGQTHVMVYIAVCSLVGSLSVMSVKAIGIALKLTFSGMNQLVYPQTWAFTLVVAICVITQMNYLNKALDTFNTAVVSPIYYVMFTSLTILASVIMFKLTPTFMLP, from the exons ATGGCGGACTCAGACAAGGGAATGTCTTCTGATAACATAAAGGGGCTGGTTTTGGCTTTGTCTTCCAGCTTATTTATTGGAGCAAGTTTTATTGTGAAGAAAAAGGGTTTGAAGAAAGCTGGTGCATCTGGTCTCAGGGCAg GTGCTGGGGGTTATTCTTACCTGTATGAGCCACTTTGGTGGATTGGCATGATCACAA TGGTTGTTGGAGAAATTGCTAATTTTGCAGCTTATGCATTTGCTCCAGCTATTCTGGTCACTCCTCTTGGTGCACTGAGCATCATTATCAG TGCTGCCCTAGCACATGTTATTTTACGGGAGAAGTTGCACATTTTTGGGATTCTCGGTTGTGCTCTATGCGTTGTGGGGTCAACAACAATTGTGTTGCATGCTCCTCAAGAACGAGAGATTGAGTCTGTCAAGGAAGTGTGGGAACTTGCAACCGAGCCAG CATTTCTTTTCTATGCTACTTTTGTCATTGGAGCAGTTTTCATCATCATTGTTCGTGTTATACCCCAATATGGGCAGACTCATGTTATGGTCTATATAGCGGTTTGTTCACTTGTGGGTTCGCTATCG GTCATGAGTGTTAAAGCAATTGGAATTGCTCTGAAGCTAACTTTCTCAGGGATGAATCAGTTAGTATACCCCCAAACATGGGCCTTTACGTTGGTTGTGGCTATCTGTGTGATCACTCAGATGAATTATTTAAACAAG GCTCTTGATACGTTCAACACAGCTGTTGTATCGCCTATATACTATGTGATGTTTACATCCTTAACCATTTTGGCCAGTGTAATCATGTTTAAG CTAACCCCTACATTTATGTTACCTTAA
- the LOC110640530 gene encoding probable magnesium transporter NIPA4 isoform X1 has translation MADSDKGMSSDNIKGLVLALSSSLFIGASFIVKKKGLKKAGASGLRAGAGGYSYLYEPLWWIGMITMVVGEIANFAAYAFAPAILVTPLGALSIIISAALAHVILREKLHIFGILGCALCVVGSTTIVLHAPQEREIESVKEVWELATEPAFLFYATFVIGAVFIIIVRVIPQYGQTHVMVYIAVCSLVGSLSVMSVKAIGIALKLTFSGMNQLVYPQTWAFTLVVAICVITQMNYLNKALDTFNTAVVSPIYYVMFTSLTILASVIMFKFHVVAANPYIYVTLTKCSTHGLKTSVVKGARRLGCKGLRLALRKVCGLTQAQQGTVRPKARLGEVGKKKTKNKKKKKKKRWTRRRSSLPIKDGH, from the exons ATGGCGGACTCAGACAAGGGAATGTCTTCTGATAACATAAAGGGGCTGGTTTTGGCTTTGTCTTCCAGCTTATTTATTGGAGCAAGTTTTATTGTGAAGAAAAAGGGTTTGAAGAAAGCTGGTGCATCTGGTCTCAGGGCAg GTGCTGGGGGTTATTCTTACCTGTATGAGCCACTTTGGTGGATTGGCATGATCACAA TGGTTGTTGGAGAAATTGCTAATTTTGCAGCTTATGCATTTGCTCCAGCTATTCTGGTCACTCCTCTTGGTGCACTGAGCATCATTATCAG TGCTGCCCTAGCACATGTTATTTTACGGGAGAAGTTGCACATTTTTGGGATTCTCGGTTGTGCTCTATGCGTTGTGGGGTCAACAACAATTGTGTTGCATGCTCCTCAAGAACGAGAGATTGAGTCTGTCAAGGAAGTGTGGGAACTTGCAACCGAGCCAG CATTTCTTTTCTATGCTACTTTTGTCATTGGAGCAGTTTTCATCATCATTGTTCGTGTTATACCCCAATATGGGCAGACTCATGTTATGGTCTATATAGCGGTTTGTTCACTTGTGGGTTCGCTATCG GTCATGAGTGTTAAAGCAATTGGAATTGCTCTGAAGCTAACTTTCTCAGGGATGAATCAGTTAGTATACCCCCAAACATGGGCCTTTACGTTGGTTGTGGCTATCTGTGTGATCACTCAGATGAATTATTTAAACAAG GCTCTTGATACGTTCAACACAGCTGTTGTATCGCCTATATACTATGTGATGTTTACATCCTTAACCATTTTGGCCAGTGTAATCATGTTTAAG TTTCATGTGGTGGCAGCTAACCCCTACATTTATGTTACCTTAACCAAGTGCTCAACACATGGCCTTAAAACCAGTGTTGTGAAAGGCGCAAGGCGCTTAGGGTGCAAGGGGCTGCGCCTTGCCCTTAGAAAGGTGTGTGGCCTCACCCAAGCGCAGCAAGGCACGGTGAGGCCCAAGGCGCGCTTGGGTGAGGtggggaagaagaagaccaaaaacaagaagaaaaaaaaaaaaaagaggtggaCGAGGAGAAGAAGCAGCCTACCCATCAAAGACGGCcattga